From Sphaerodactylus townsendi isolate TG3544 unplaced genomic scaffold, MPM_Stown_v2.3 scaffold_25, whole genome shotgun sequence, a single genomic window includes:
- the LOC125425275 gene encoding C-type lectin domain family 2 member A-like — protein sequence MPELEIEKAEECLPMDSHIKENWDANGNIYAYPIVNKTASLKTPFGLYCCVKRKAASCFAAGGSAVLNLILVMIIIVLSVRAREPSPTLPTCTVTSCPNGWVGYREKCYYFAKAERNWTSSKMHCSSLNASLAVVDSQEEMEFMLRYKTNADHWIGLQRNLSQPWKYINGTIFNGWFTILGGGNCAYINQKGIASSGCLREEPWICHKPVLK from the exons ATGCCTGAATTGGAAATTGAGAAAGCAGAGGAGTGCCTTCCTATGGATTCACATATAAAAGAGAATTGGGATGCTAATGGAAACATCTATGCATATCCAATCGTGAACAAAACAGCTAGTTTGAAAACGCCATTTG GGTTGTACTGTTGTGTCAAACGCAAAGCAGCTTCTTGCTTTGCAGCCGGAGGAAGTGCAGTACTTAATCTCATTCTAGTCATGATCATCATTGTTTTATCAG TGAGAGCAAGAGAACCATCTCCAACTCTTCCTACTTGCACAGTGACCTCCTGTCCAAATGGCTGGGTTGGATACCGGGAAAAATGCTACTATTTTGCAAAGGCTGAAAGGAACTGGACTTCTAGCAAGATGCACTGTTCCTCTCTCAATGCCTCTTTGGCTGTGGTTGATTCCCAAGAAGAAATG gaatttaTGTTGCGCTATAAAACTAATGCAGATCACTGGATTGGCCTGCAAAGAAACTTAAGTCAGCCCTGGAAATATATCAATGGTACTATTTTCAATGGCTG GTTTACAATTCTTGGTGGGGGAAACTGTGCATACATAAACCAGAAAGGTATTGCTAGCTCGGGATGCTTAAGAGAAGAACCTTGGATCTGCCATAAACCAGTTTTGAAGTGA